A single window of Bradyrhizobium daqingense DNA harbors:
- a CDS encoding efflux RND transporter permease subunit: MISKFFIERPVLSNVIALLMILIGGVALFNLAIAQYPDVVPPTVQVTTRYPGASAKTVIDTVALPIEQQVNGVEDMLYMQSYSASDGTYTLTVTFKIGTDLNFAQVLVQNRVSSALSQLPQAVQNQGVTVQKRSTSILLFVTLTSPDSRYDSLYLSNYATINIRDELSRLPGVGNVTVFGAGQYSMRVWLDPNKLQARGLVPQDVINAIQQQSQQVSAGQVGAPPTPPGQAFQYTLNVNGRLDDTSQFENIIVKSGSSGDVTRVRDVGWVELGAQTYSQIFSLNKQPAVGIGVFQSPGANALQVEQAVEKKMAEIAKRFPEGVKYDTPFDTTKFVEASVHEVYMTLIEAGLLVLVVILVFLQDWRAMLVPATTVPVTIIGAFAAMAALGFTINMSTLFAIVLAIGIVVDDAIVVVEGAAHNIEQGMNGHDAAIKAMDQLFAPIVGITLVLISVFLPASFLAGLTGRIYSQFALVIAATALLSAINAATLKPTQCALWLRPAVPPEQRNVFYRGFNAVYNRVERGYTRLITFLVKHAAISVAFALLVIGASGYGLSRVPTGFLPIEDQGYLIAAVQLPDGAALERTQAVLDRASGLIKDTPGVAQVITIAGISALDNSASLANAGVAYIILKDWDARKGPGEDLRSLVFGLNDKLSTIMEARTIVLPPPPIQGIGNAAGFSMQLELRDGNSDFAKLQAITGAMVSNAESQSALQRVQSSFRSSVPQFNVEIDRVKTQTLHVTTDQVFSALSTYLGSSYVNQFNKFGRVFQVYTQADPAFRVTERDIANMQVRNSNGDMIPIGTIAKITPATGPSLISLYNLYPSSTVIGLPAQGYSSGQSLKLMEEIADKTLPPGTGYEWTAMSYQEKAVSNQIYWVFGLAMLLVYLVLAGQYESWYAPISVILAVPLSLLGPMLILSALKIDNNLYCQIGLILLIALSAKNAILIVEVGLELHGRDGKPIVESAIEAARARFRPILMTSFAFILGVVPLVLATGAGASARKSIGITVFSGMLASTCLAVLFVPAFFVVVQRFENWRAGKKPVKAQPVAEVKP, from the coding sequence ATGATCTCGAAATTCTTCATCGAGCGGCCGGTCCTCTCGAACGTCATTGCGCTGCTGATGATCCTGATCGGCGGCGTCGCGCTGTTCAATCTCGCGATCGCGCAATATCCCGACGTGGTGCCGCCGACCGTGCAGGTCACCACGCGCTATCCCGGCGCCAGCGCCAAGACCGTGATCGACACCGTGGCGCTGCCGATCGAGCAGCAGGTCAACGGCGTCGAGGACATGCTCTATATGCAGTCCTACAGCGCCTCCGACGGTACCTACACACTGACGGTGACCTTCAAGATCGGCACCGACCTCAACTTCGCACAGGTGCTGGTGCAGAATCGCGTCTCCAGCGCGCTGTCGCAGCTGCCCCAGGCCGTGCAGAACCAGGGCGTCACCGTGCAGAAGCGATCGACCTCGATCCTGTTGTTCGTGACGCTGACCTCGCCGGACTCCAGATACGACAGCCTGTACCTGAGCAACTACGCCACCATCAACATCCGCGACGAGCTCTCGCGCCTGCCCGGCGTCGGCAACGTCACCGTGTTCGGCGCGGGTCAATATTCGATGCGGGTATGGCTCGACCCGAACAAGCTGCAGGCGCGTGGCCTCGTGCCGCAGGACGTCATCAACGCGATCCAGCAGCAGAGCCAGCAGGTTTCGGCCGGCCAGGTCGGCGCGCCGCCGACGCCGCCGGGCCAGGCGTTCCAGTACACGCTCAACGTCAACGGACGGCTCGACGACACCAGCCAGTTCGAGAACATCATCGTCAAATCAGGCAGCAGCGGCGACGTCACGCGCGTGCGCGACGTCGGCTGGGTCGAGCTGGGTGCGCAGACCTACAGCCAGATCTTCTCCCTCAACAAGCAGCCGGCGGTCGGCATCGGCGTGTTCCAGTCGCCCGGCGCCAACGCGCTCCAGGTGGAGCAGGCCGTGGAGAAGAAGATGGCCGAGATCGCCAAGCGCTTCCCGGAAGGCGTCAAATACGACACGCCGTTCGACACCACCAAGTTCGTGGAGGCCTCGGTGCACGAGGTCTACATGACCCTGATCGAGGCCGGCCTGCTCGTGCTGGTCGTGATCCTGGTGTTCCTGCAGGACTGGCGCGCGATGCTGGTGCCGGCAACGACCGTGCCTGTGACCATCATCGGCGCGTTCGCCGCGATGGCGGCGCTCGGCTTCACCATCAACATGTCGACGCTGTTCGCGATCGTGCTCGCGATCGGCATCGTGGTCGACGACGCCATCGTCGTGGTCGAAGGCGCCGCCCACAACATCGAGCAAGGCATGAACGGCCACGACGCCGCGATCAAGGCGATGGACCAGCTGTTCGCGCCGATCGTCGGCATCACGCTGGTGTTGATCTCGGTGTTCCTGCCGGCCTCGTTCCTCGCCGGACTGACCGGGCGCATCTATTCGCAATTCGCGCTGGTGATCGCCGCGACCGCGCTGCTGTCCGCCATCAACGCGGCGACGCTGAAGCCGACGCAATGCGCGCTCTGGCTGAGGCCGGCGGTGCCGCCGGAGCAGCGCAATGTCTTCTATCGCGGCTTCAACGCCGTCTATAACCGCGTCGAGCGCGGCTACACGCGGTTGATCACCTTTCTCGTCAAGCACGCCGCCATCTCGGTCGCGTTCGCGTTGCTAGTGATCGGCGCCAGCGGCTATGGCCTGTCGCGGGTTCCGACCGGCTTCCTGCCGATCGAGGACCAGGGCTATCTGATCGCCGCCGTGCAGCTGCCCGACGGCGCCGCGCTAGAGCGGACGCAAGCCGTGCTCGACCGAGCAAGCGGGCTGATCAAGGACACGCCGGGCGTGGCGCAGGTCATCACCATCGCCGGCATCTCCGCGCTCGACAACAGCGCCAGCCTTGCCAATGCCGGCGTCGCCTACATCATCCTGAAGGACTGGGACGCACGCAAAGGGCCGGGCGAGGATCTGCGCTCGCTGGTCTTCGGGCTCAACGACAAGCTCTCGACAATCATGGAAGCCCGCACCATCGTGCTGCCGCCGCCGCCGATCCAGGGCATCGGCAATGCCGCGGGCTTCTCGATGCAGCTCGAGCTCCGCGACGGCAACAGCGATTTCGCCAAGCTGCAGGCAATCACCGGGGCAATGGTCTCCAACGCCGAGAGCCAGAGCGCGCTGCAGCGCGTGCAGTCCTCGTTCCGATCGTCGGTGCCGCAATTCAACGTCGAGATCGACCGCGTCAAGACCCAGACGCTGCACGTCACCACCGACCAGGTGTTCTCGGCGCTGTCGACCTATCTCGGCTCGTCCTACGTCAACCAGTTCAACAAGTTCGGCCGCGTGTTCCAGGTCTACACTCAGGCCGATCCGGCCTTCCGCGTCACCGAGCGCGACATCGCCAACATGCAGGTGCGCAACTCGAACGGCGACATGATCCCGATCGGCACCATCGCCAAGATCACGCCGGCCACCGGCCCGTCGCTGATCAGCCTCTACAACCTCTATCCGTCCTCGACCGTCATCGGCCTGCCGGCGCAGGGCTATTCATCGGGCCAGTCGCTGAAGCTGATGGAGGAGATCGCGGACAAGACGCTGCCGCCGGGCACCGGCTATGAATGGACCGCGATGTCCTACCAGGAGAAGGCGGTCTCCAACCAGATCTACTGGGTGTTCGGCCTCGCCATGCTGCTGGTCTATCTCGTGCTCGCCGGCCAGTACGAGAGCTGGTACGCGCCGATCTCGGTGATCCTCGCGGTGCCGCTGTCGCTGCTCGGGCCGATGCTGATCCTCAGCGCGCTCAAGATCGACAACAACCTCTATTGCCAGATCGGCCTGATCCTCTTGATCGCGCTGTCGGCGAAGAACGCGATCCTGATCGTCGAGGTGGGACTTGAGCTGCACGGCCGCGACGGCAAACCGATCGTTGAATCCGCGATCGAGGCGGCGCGCGCCCGTTTTCGCCCGATCCTGATGACCTCGTTTGCCTTCATCCTCGGCGTGGTGCCGCTGGTGCTCGCCACCGGCGCCGGCGCCAGCGCACGCAAGTCGATCGGCATCACCGTGTTCTCGGGCATGCTGGCCTCGACCTGCCTCGCGGTGCTGTTCGTGCCGGCCTTCTTCGTGGTGGTGCAGCGTTTCGAGAACTGGCGCGCCGGGAAGAAGCCGGTGAAGGCGCAGCCCGTGGCGGAGGTGAAGCCCTAA
- a CDS encoding efflux RND transporter periplasmic adaptor subunit, producing the protein MTRANLASPARRMEAWRHAGRGLATAAAVIALAGCEDKNTFVAPPPPKVDVATPVQRAVTRYIEATGNTAPIKSVDLVARVQGFLQSIDYQDGSFVKQGTQLFTIEPETYKLKLEQAQAAEAGAQASLKQAEADFKRQVELVQRQAVSQATLDTSTSTRDNAQASLQQAQVNTRLAEVNYGYTKVTAPFDGVVSAHLVSIGELVGVSSPTQLATIVALDPIYVNFTVNEQDVLRIRAEAARRGLTPADMKQFPIQIGLQTDTGYPHEGHLDYVSPTLNQSTGTLAVRGLVPNEKRVLLPGYFVRVRVPFDQEKSALLVPDTALGSDQGGRYLLVVNADNTVEQRKVQIGPVDNGLRVIESGLKPEDRVVIAGLLRVIPGQKIDPQVTKIEQPQASAK; encoded by the coding sequence ATGACGCGCGCGAATCTCGCATCTCCCGCACGGCGCATGGAAGCGTGGAGACATGCAGGACGAGGCTTGGCGACGGCGGCCGCCGTGATCGCGCTTGCCGGCTGCGAGGACAAGAACACGTTCGTGGCCCCGCCGCCGCCCAAGGTGGACGTTGCAACGCCGGTGCAGCGCGCCGTGACACGTTATATCGAGGCCACCGGCAACACCGCGCCGATCAAGAGCGTCGACCTCGTCGCGCGGGTGCAAGGCTTTCTGCAATCGATCGACTATCAGGACGGCAGCTTCGTCAAGCAGGGCACCCAGCTCTTCACGATCGAGCCCGAGACCTACAAGCTCAAGCTCGAGCAGGCGCAGGCGGCCGAGGCCGGCGCGCAGGCCTCGCTCAAGCAGGCCGAAGCCGATTTCAAACGGCAGGTCGAGCTCGTGCAGCGCCAAGCGGTCTCGCAGGCGACGCTCGACACCTCAACGTCGACCCGCGACAACGCTCAAGCCAGTCTCCAGCAGGCCCAGGTCAATACCAGGCTCGCCGAGGTCAATTACGGCTACACCAAGGTGACGGCGCCGTTCGACGGCGTCGTCAGCGCCCACCTGGTCTCGATCGGCGAGCTCGTCGGCGTCTCCTCCCCGACCCAGCTCGCAACCATCGTCGCGTTGGATCCGATCTATGTGAACTTCACCGTCAACGAGCAGGACGTGCTGCGCATCCGCGCCGAGGCGGCACGCAGGGGACTGACGCCCGCAGACATGAAGCAATTTCCAATTCAGATCGGCCTGCAGACCGACACCGGCTATCCGCATGAGGGGCATCTCGACTACGTCTCGCCGACCCTCAATCAATCGACCGGCACGCTGGCGGTGCGCGGTCTCGTCCCCAACGAGAAGCGGGTGCTGCTCCCCGGCTATTTCGTCCGCGTTCGCGTGCCCTTCGACCAGGAGAAGAGCGCGCTCCTCGTCCCCGACACCGCGCTCGGCAGCGACCAGGGCGGCCGCTACCTCCTCGTCGTGAACGCCGACAACACGGTCGAGCAGCGCAAGGTGCAGATCGGCCCCGTCGACAACGGCCTGCGCGTGATCGAGAGCGGCCTGAAGCCGGAGGACCGCGTCGTCATCGCGGGCCTGCTGCGGGTGATCCCGGGCCAGAAGATCGATCCGCAGGTGACGAAGATCGAGCAGCCCCAGGCGTCTGCCAAGTGA
- a CDS encoding ABC transporter substrate-binding protein — MPTPFRSVLAGLVLAAAVAMPALADGLKDEIAPTGKLRVAIAISPAGGAFWSTRTDAGYAGVPVDLGKEMAAQLGVPVEYVVHQNSGEITDAASNRTWDVTWLPKDPERETKMLFGPIYEVADATYIVKPGSSITSFATLDQPGIKVAAVNATTTMRGAIAHLKQAKVTGYQTYDEIVGLLKSGEIDAFALSRDQLNKMAQKIPGTKVLDETFKKTVTAVAVPLGHSRALAFVTKFMTEATANGTLRKAYDNNGLKDAPIRTE, encoded by the coding sequence ATGCCAACGCCATTCCGGTCGGTCCTCGCCGGCCTCGTTCTCGCAGCGGCGGTCGCCATGCCCGCGTTAGCCGATGGCCTGAAGGACGAGATCGCGCCGACCGGCAAGTTGCGTGTCGCGATCGCGATCAGCCCAGCGGGCGGAGCGTTCTGGTCGACCAGGACCGACGCCGGCTATGCCGGCGTTCCCGTGGATCTCGGCAAGGAGATGGCGGCGCAACTCGGCGTGCCCGTCGAATACGTCGTGCACCAGAATTCCGGTGAGATCACCGATGCCGCATCAAACAGGACGTGGGACGTCACCTGGCTCCCGAAAGACCCCGAGCGCGAGACCAAGATGCTGTTCGGCCCGATCTACGAGGTCGCCGATGCCACTTACATCGTCAAGCCGGGGTCAAGCATCACCAGCTTCGCCACACTCGACCAGCCCGGCATCAAGGTCGCGGCCGTCAATGCCACCACCACCATGCGCGGCGCCATCGCGCATCTGAAGCAAGCGAAGGTCACGGGCTATCAGACCTATGATGAAATTGTCGGCCTGCTGAAGAGCGGCGAGATCGATGCCTTCGCGCTGTCGCGCGATCAGCTCAACAAGATGGCGCAGAAGATTCCGGGTACGAAGGTGCTGGACGAGACCTTCAAGAAGACCGTCACGGCCGTCGCCGTCCCGCTCGGCCACAGCCGGGCCTTGGCGTTCGTCACCAAATTCATGACGGAGGCGACGGCGAACGGCACGCTGCGCAAAGCCTACGACAATAACGGCTTGAAGGATGCGCCGATCCGGACGGAATAG
- a CDS encoding NAD-dependent epimerase/dehydratase family protein: MRILILGGSQFLGRAIASHACAAGHDVTCAARGLAGPIAAGARFVRIDRDVADGLTPLTGETFDAVVDVSRHPGQVRRAVAALKRPGVHWTFVSTVSVYADNRIPGQRADSAPLREPVSADIAHSTDAIYGAAKVACEQAVGSDAFICRAGLIAGPEDPTGRFAYWPARLARGGEVLAPGSPEDAVQLIDVRDLAQWIVHAAEVRLTSIYDGIGPARSRGEFLAECASALDASCTFTWVDRAFLEAHDVRRWAGPRSLPLWLPLPDFDGFMTRDTSPAREAGLTARPFAATARDTLHWLRASNGPVVGLSADEEGAVLSAWHARGVTAAAIRPGP, translated from the coding sequence ATGCGCATCCTCATTCTCGGCGGCAGCCAGTTTCTCGGACGGGCGATCGCAAGCCATGCCTGCGCTGCCGGTCATGACGTGACCTGTGCCGCCCGCGGGCTTGCAGGGCCAATTGCGGCAGGCGCGCGCTTCGTGCGGATCGATCGCGACGTCGCGGACGGTCTCACGCCGCTGACCGGCGAGACGTTCGATGCCGTGGTGGACGTCTCGCGTCATCCCGGCCAGGTCCGCCGCGCGGTCGCAGCGCTGAAGCGGCCGGGTGTGCATTGGACCTTCGTTTCAACCGTCAGCGTCTATGCCGACAATCGCATACCGGGACAACGCGCCGACTCGGCGCCACTGCGCGAGCCTGTTTCGGCGGACATCGCGCACAGCACCGATGCCATTTATGGCGCGGCCAAGGTCGCCTGCGAGCAGGCCGTCGGCAGCGATGCCTTCATATGCCGTGCCGGCCTGATCGCCGGGCCGGAGGACCCGACCGGGCGCTTTGCTTATTGGCCAGCGCGGCTCGCGCGCGGCGGCGAGGTGCTGGCACCGGGATCGCCGGAGGACGCCGTCCAGCTCATCGACGTGCGTGACCTTGCGCAATGGATCGTGCACGCCGCAGAGGTGCGTCTCACCAGCATCTATGACGGGATCGGACCGGCGCGCAGCCGCGGCGAGTTCCTGGCCGAGTGCGCCTCGGCGCTGGACGCATCCTGCACGTTCACCTGGGTCGATCGCGCTTTCCTGGAAGCGCATGACGTGCGGCGATGGGCGGGTCCGCGATCACTGCCGCTGTGGCTGCCGCTGCCCGACTTCGACGGCTTCATGACGCGCGACACCTCGCCGGCGCGCGAGGCCGGATTGACCGCTCGGCCGTTCGCGGCCACGGCGCGGGACACGCTTCATTGGCTCCGCGCCAGCAACGGGCCGGTGGTCGGTCTCAGCGCCGATGAAGAAGGCGCGGTGCTTTCCGCGTGGCACGCACGCGGCGTGACCGCCGCCGCAATCCGGCCCGGCCCGTGA
- a CDS encoding flavin-containing monooxygenase: MVSPKHVCVIGAGVSGLAAAKAFSTRGHSVTIVERSGDLGGVWEPARSYPEVQTQSPKELYRYTDRAMPEAYPEWPTGPQVHAYLADYAKGFGLDRMLRFNTAVAGMARRADGKPGWTLALTGKDGATTNEDFDFVAVCTGQFNEPRELHCPGEDGFRARGGQILHSSKYNDAALAKGRRVVVLGGSKSATDIAVNAAKAGAREVTIVMREPVWRIPYFIGGLVNFKRILYIRAQEEMFPGWGIGPMARLAHRLAAPLVWANWRGLESLLKAQLKLGRCNMLPRERIEDGVNCSVPIATPGFYPMVADGRIKAVFGTFDHYEGDSIVMSGGERITSDLAVLAIGYKLGVPFLPAAYQQKLVDSDGQYRLYRLIANPDLPELGFVGFNSSFCTVLCADLAANWLVRYADGRLANQPTTQQMRDNIEMMLHFKRVERPAAGVYGGLCVAPYHYRHFDELMADIGAKNQKRGGLAGRFSPPDADAYAKFLATAPDYRAA; encoded by the coding sequence ATGGTCAGCCCAAAACATGTCTGCGTGATCGGCGCCGGCGTCTCCGGCCTTGCTGCCGCCAAGGCGTTCTCCACCCGCGGTCACAGCGTCACCATCGTCGAGCGCAGCGGCGATCTCGGCGGGGTCTGGGAGCCGGCGCGCTCCTATCCCGAGGTGCAGACGCAGAGCCCGAAGGAGCTCTACCGCTACACCGACCGCGCCATGCCGGAGGCCTATCCGGAATGGCCAACCGGGCCGCAGGTCCATGCCTATCTCGCCGATTACGCCAAGGGTTTTGGCCTCGATCGTATGCTGCGTTTCAATACGGCGGTCGCCGGCATGGCGCGCCGCGCCGACGGCAAGCCGGGCTGGACGCTCGCGCTGACCGGCAAGGACGGCGCGACCACGAACGAGGACTTCGATTTCGTCGCGGTCTGCACCGGCCAGTTCAACGAGCCACGCGAGTTGCATTGCCCCGGCGAGGACGGCTTTCGGGCCCGGGGCGGCCAGATCCTGCACTCATCGAAATACAACGATGCCGCCCTGGCGAAGGGGCGCCGCGTCGTCGTCCTCGGCGGCTCGAAATCGGCGACCGACATCGCCGTGAACGCGGCGAAGGCGGGCGCACGCGAGGTGACGATCGTGATGCGCGAGCCGGTCTGGCGTATCCCCTATTTCATCGGCGGGCTCGTGAACTTCAAGCGCATCCTCTACATCCGCGCGCAGGAGGAGATGTTTCCGGGCTGGGGCATCGGCCCGATGGCGCGGCTGGCGCACCGCCTCGCCGCGCCGCTGGTCTGGGCGAACTGGCGCGGGCTGGAGAGCCTGTTGAAGGCGCAGCTCAAGCTCGGCCGCTGCAACATGCTGCCAAGGGAGCGGATCGAGGACGGCGTCAACTGCTCGGTGCCGATCGCAACACCGGGCTTCTACCCGATGGTCGCCGACGGCCGCATCAAGGCGGTGTTCGGCACGTTCGATCACTATGAAGGCGACAGCATCGTGATGAGCGGTGGCGAGCGCATCACGTCCGACCTCGCGGTGCTCGCGATCGGCTACAAGCTCGGCGTGCCATTCCTGCCTGCGGCCTACCAGCAGAAGCTGGTCGATTCCGACGGGCAGTACCGGCTCTATCGCCTGATCGCCAATCCTGACCTGCCCGAACTCGGCTTCGTCGGCTTCAACTCGTCGTTCTGCACCGTGCTCTGCGCCGACCTCGCCGCCAACTGGCTGGTGCGCTATGCCGACGGCCGGCTCGCCAATCAGCCGACGACGCAGCAGATGCGCGACAACATCGAGATGATGTTGCACTTCAAGCGCGTCGAACGGCCGGCCGCGGGCGTCTATGGCGGACTGTGCGTCGCGCCCTATCACTATCGCCATTTCGACGAGCTGATGGCCGACATCGGCGCGAAGAACCAGAAGCGCGGCGGGCTTGCCGGTCGCTTTTCGCCGCCCGACGCGGACGCCTATGCCAAGTTCTTGGCCACGGCGCCGGATTACCGGGCGGCGTGA
- a CDS encoding cupin domain-containing protein: MTALEKGITANGTGYGGKTWNILGQVYFPKAVTDSTFAFETNSDPGQFVPVHIHPTQDEFILVQEGTLDLKLDGKWVKAHAGDLVRMPRGIPHGYFNKSDKPCRALFWVSPMQKLEALFNQLHNLTDPAEVVRISALHEVDFLPPEANE, from the coding sequence ATGACTGCACTCGAAAAGGGTATTACCGCGAACGGCACGGGCTATGGCGGCAAGACTTGGAATATCCTGGGTCAGGTCTATTTCCCCAAGGCCGTCACCGACTCCACCTTCGCATTCGAGACCAACAGCGATCCCGGCCAGTTCGTGCCGGTGCACATCCACCCGACCCAGGACGAGTTCATCCTGGTGCAGGAGGGCACGCTCGACCTCAAGCTCGACGGCAAATGGGTCAAGGCCCATGCCGGCGATCTGGTGCGCATGCCCCGCGGCATCCCGCACGGCTATTTCAACAAGTCCGACAAGCCGTGCCGCGCGCTGTTCTGGGTCTCGCCGATGCAGAAGCTGGAGGCGCTGTTCAACCAGTTGCACAATCTGACCGACCCCGCCGAAGTGGTGCGCATCTCTGCGCTGCACGAGGTCGATTTTCTGCCGCCCGAGGCCAACGAGTAG
- a CDS encoding AraC family transcriptional regulator, producing MSAAVLEVSARGPAAERLAGFARVTTDDVDEAAEAIGRIFCPHDLKPTQARADGFSARHNCAAFAGFSINYVAYGGSVSIDPGCLDRFFLVQVPLAGSARIRAGACEFDAAQERTASLLSPTIPTRMTWSDCAQAILLLDRRMVEQRAAALSGRAAGRVEFDPVIDLDAPSGRALRTSLAGLMTLAERLGPSGRLSPVTMADWREVLLDHLLNGQRHGLSDAIRTFSGRAERLPRALRAARDHLADNAGDPLDLTQLACAAGIGIRALQLGFRRHFGVSISQMLLDMRLAALNARLARAAPDASITEIAFDLGFTHLGRMAGTYREKFGETPSATLRRRMS from the coding sequence ATGTCCGCAGCCGTGCTGGAAGTGAGCGCGAGGGGCCCCGCAGCCGAACGGCTTGCGGGCTTTGCCCGCGTCACCACCGATGATGTCGACGAGGCGGCCGAAGCAATCGGGCGCATCTTCTGCCCGCATGATCTCAAGCCGACACAAGCGCGCGCGGACGGCTTCTCGGCGCGGCACAATTGCGCGGCATTCGCAGGCTTTTCCATCAACTACGTAGCCTATGGCGGATCGGTCAGCATCGATCCCGGCTGCCTCGATCGCTTCTTCCTGGTCCAGGTCCCGCTCGCGGGCAGCGCCCGCATTCGTGCCGGTGCCTGCGAGTTCGATGCCGCGCAGGAGCGGACGGCATCGCTGCTGTCGCCGACGATCCCGACCCGGATGACGTGGAGCGATTGTGCGCAGGCGATCCTGCTGCTCGACCGCCGCATGGTCGAGCAGCGCGCGGCGGCGTTGTCAGGCAGAGCGGCAGGCAGGGTCGAGTTCGATCCGGTGATCGACCTGGACGCGCCGTCCGGACGGGCTTTGCGGACCAGCCTTGCCGGGCTGATGACGCTCGCCGAGCGTCTCGGGCCCTCCGGCCGGCTGTCACCGGTCACGATGGCCGATTGGCGCGAGGTGCTGCTCGATCACCTCCTCAACGGCCAGCGGCATGGTCTGTCGGATGCGATTCGAACGTTCTCCGGTCGAGCCGAGCGTCTGCCGCGCGCGCTCCGCGCCGCCCGGGACCATCTGGCTGATAATGCGGGCGATCCGCTCGACCTTACGCAGCTCGCCTGCGCCGCCGGCATCGGCATCCGCGCACTCCAGCTCGGTTTCCGCCGTCACTTCGGCGTGTCGATCTCGCAGATGCTGCTCGATATGCGCCTCGCCGCTCTGAACGCCCGCCTCGCGAGAGCTGCGCCCGATGCGTCCATCACCGAGATCGCCTTCGATCTCGGCTTCACCCATCTCGGCCGCATGGCCGGCACCTATCGCGAAAAATTCGGCGAGACGCCCTCGGCGACGCTGCGGCGCAGGATGAGCTGA